The Ciconia boyciana chromosome 30, ASM3463844v1, whole genome shotgun sequence sequence TCCTCTCTCGTCGAGAAATAAggctgcttcttttttgttgCAGAAACTTGCAATAGGAAGTTCTGCAAAAACCAAGGAATTTTGGCTGAAAAAACCTGCCGTAGACCGTTCcgacaaaaattaaaaaatagggaataccattttttgctgcagaaacacaAGGCAAAGCGCTGAAGGAATGAGGAAATcaattttgctgcagaaattgcaatagaagcttctgaaaattagaaattagGGAATAAGGGGAATTAGGGGAAATTAGAAATTAGGGAATTAggtaggtttgttttttttttttcttgcagaaacgTACAGTTAGGAAgtcttgagaaataaaaatggggaagaaaagcttGTTGCTGCAGAAATTGCAATAGAAAGTGTAGAGttcggggggtttggggtttttctgtgttttttttttttaaagcacataatACATGGGTTTTATTGCAGAAATTGCAATAGAAAGTGTGGAGTTTGGGGgggttgggtttctttttttgtgttgtttttttttaaagcacataatAAAGGGGTTTTATTGCAGAAATTGCAATAGAAAGTGTGGAGTTTGGGGgggttgggtttctttttttgtgttgtttttttttaaagcacataatAAAGGGGTTTTATTGCAGAAATTGCAATAGGAAGTGTAGAGTtcgggggggttgggggtttttttgtgttggtttttttttttaagcacataaTAAAGGGGGTTTATTGCAGAAATTGTAATAGAAagacctgaaaaataaaataaagatcagGACTAAGggcattttgcagaagaaacctgcagaaaattctgagggaaaaaaagggggaaaaagggtttttttggatgcAGATATTGCAGTAGAAAGTCCTGAAAAAACTCCACTGGAAATAAATATCTTTTggtatttcttctgcagaaacttGTAGTACAAAGTCTTAAAAAACAGGTACTAAAGGAAAACAGGTACTTTGGTTGctgagggaaataaaaataagggtattttgctgaaaaaaatggggaatatgggctttttctgaaaagaaaatgagtaagAAGAGAATTTTTggtgaaaacaaaagaatttttGGTGAAAACAAAAGAGGTTTTAAGGACTTTTTTGATGAAAAACTCCTAGGCAGtaaaggtttgtttttaaaaaagcaaataaaaccaatCAAAAAAACAGGTAAtaagggcttttttcttttctttttttttttttaagaaaaaacacacccaGGTGTGTGGctgtttcctaaaataaaaatattaaggaaaaaatacaggtaaTATGGGcttttcctgaaaggaaaaaaaaaaaacagccaaaaaggttttggggagaaacaggtaataggattttttattttttagtgcAAAAAGAACAAGTGataagggctttttttttttttccccgctgAGAAAACAGGTAataaggtggtttttttttcctgacggaaaaaaattcccaaatatCAcaacctccccccccaaaaaaggtaTTATGGgcttctttttcttggaaaaaaaaaagacacaaccCAAACCAGgttaaaaagagctttttttttgtcttcttaaggaaaaaaaaccaacccaccaaACAGGTAATAtgggcttttattttattaataataaacagGGAATAATGGCATTTTGTGTCATGAAGAGGTGAggagtattattttttttaaaaaaaaaaccaaaccaaacaaaaccatagGGAACAaggttttttcttaaaaaaaattccgACAAACCTGGGAATAAGAATTTTATGCTCAAAACCCAACAGGtaatatggatttttttggtgaaaaaacccaggaaattagggcttctgctgggaaaaaaaaaccctaaagagGTGATCAGGgctctttgttaaaaaaaaaaaccaacaaacaacaaaaaccccaaatgataaggtgtttttttaaggaaaaaaacagctaataaggggtttttttgtaaaaccAGGAAATTGGGgcgctttttttcccccttaaaacAGGGAATAAGGGCGCTTTGGTGAAAAACAGGGAATAATGAGGTTTGGCTGGCAATAAAACCAGGTAATAAGGgctcttttttttgcagaaagaacaaagaaatgagtttttttttcctgaaagaaaagtagGTAATAAGGGGGAgggtgctgaaaaaaaaagatagtggGGGTTggtgaaaaaaacaggaatttctttcctaaagcaaaaaaaaaaaaaaaaaaaaggtgataagggctttttcttggaaggaaattgtgataagggcttttttttggggaaaaaaagaaagtaataagggctttttggtgaaaaaaaccTGGTAATAGGGGCATctgagtgggaaaaaaaccagggAATAATGCCtttttggtggggaaaaaaaaaaaagactggtggtaagggctttttttctgaaagaaacagggaataaagactttttttctgcgGAAAAAACTAAACCGGctaagggctttttttcctgagggaaaaaaacccaggtaaATAAGGAATAAggacattttttcttaaaataaaaccaaataaatggctttttccttaaaaaaagaggcattaatggggttttttccccccctaaaAGAAAGCCACAGTggagaagggcttttttttctggaaaaaaaaaccccaaacaagtaataagaattttggtttttacctcacccccccccaagcccccaaaaACCAGGGAAcaagtgggggttttttggttaaaaaatgaggaaagaagaggttttttttcctgaaatgaaaaaggtGATAAGGgctttttgctaaaaaaaaaaaaaaaaaaaaaggtgataagGACTTTttggtgaaggaaaaaaaaaaacaaatgggaaagaGGTAATAGAATCTTTTTGCTGGGGGAAAATAAGGGAATAAGGGaaatttttgggaaaaaaaaaacagggaataaGGACTTTTTGCTATGGAAAATGACGGTAGAAAGCCCTAAAATAACCCCCCAACCCAGGAAATTAGGTGGTTTTTAGGGGGGAAATGGGGTTGGGTTGTTGCTCACCACAGAAGAGAGCCAGCCAGGCGAGGAGCTGCCACGTCCTGCCCATCGCCATcgctggaaataaaaaaaaaaggcaaaaaaatacgAAAATGcgctttttgggggggggggaaaaaagtcacgCAGGGATGAGAAGGAGCCCAGAAaggacccaggtgtccccagcatcccctCGTGACCCAAAATTGTcacaaaagacttttttcacCCCATGGAAACCTCTTGCACCTCACTTTGGGTTGGGGCTGAATTCTGCTCGGCCCCCTCGGCCCAATGCCACCCCAGTTGTCCCCTTGCCACCGCGTCCAACCCAACAATCCCCAAGACCCTTCCTGATGCCACCTTGAAGACCCCATCCTTCCCCTTATTGCCATCAAACCCTCCCGGTGACCTACCACAAAGCCTCCCAAGGATGAAAtccacccccccctccccaaattaCCAAAATTCAGGTGAAAAAGGAACCAAGTTGCTAGGACAACCCTTCCTCCCACCTTCTGGATGTTCTCAGAGCTGCCGGTCCCCCACCATCACCCAACATCTGTTGGGGTTAACACCCAGGTTGTTGCACCCAGTAGGGATTTATGGCACAGGTTTTATCCAAACCAACTCAACCTGGGCTTGGGAGAGAGCAAAATCCCtttcttatatatttttgtaGTCAATTTAACCCACCTGGGAGTCGTGCTTGGTGGGTGAAGGCATCACCGACACCTTGTTTTGCTCAGATGGGACATCACCCGGGCTCGTAGCCGAGAGGGTgaggaaaaaggcaaggaaaaaaaagcaaagtaagaCCCTCCCAACCCCACACCGCTTACCGGCAGGCTCCTTTCTGCCTCAGCGTCTCTCTTTGCTCTCCCCGAAACCCATGGACACGTGAAGATGGATGAAAAAAAACTGCAGGGTTGGTCCCAAAAACCCTCCCTTTTTATAACCAGATGGGACTTTTCTCGGTTTTCCTGAGAATTCTCCACAGAACTCCCCTGGGAGCAGCGGAGAGAAGGAATTGGCTCCAAAAAGGGCTGATTCGGCAGAATCTCGTGAaaggggatggggcaggggctgccgaGTCCTGGCACGGCCCAAGGAGGGCGGGTTGCGAAACTGCCCCCGGGGTTCCTGACCAGGGTTCCTGAGAACTGGAGTTGCTGGTGCACGTGCTGGAGCCAGGACATGAAAAAGTGCAGCTGGTTCCCTTCACCTGCAACGTCTGCCGTGCAAAAAGTCTGCTGAGGACGTTGCGATGGGTGCAGGATCTACAGGGGACGTTGTGATGGGTGTGGGATCCACAGGGGACGTTGTGATGGGTGCAGGATCTACAGGGGACGTTGCGATGGGTGTGGGATCCACAGGGGACATTGTGATGGGTGCAGGATCTACAGGGGACGTTGCGATGGGTGCAGGATCTACAGGGGACGTTGTGATGGGTGCAGGATCCAGAGAGGACGTTGCGATGGGTGCAGGATCCACAGGACACGTTGCAAGGGGTGCAGGATCCACAGGGGACGTTGTGATGGGTGCAGGATCCACAGGAGATGTTGCGATGGGTGCAGGATCCATAGGAGATGTTGCAATGGGTGCAGGATCCACAGGGGACATTGTGATGGGTGCAGGATCCACAGAGGATGTTGTGATGGGTGCAGGATCTACAGGGGACATTGCAATGGGTGCAGGACCCACAGGGGACGTTGCGATGGGTGCAGGATCAATAGGAGAGGAATGGGTGCAGGATCCACAGAGGACGTTGTGATGGGTGCAGGATCCATAGGGGACAATTGAGATGGGTGCAGGATCCACTGGAGATGTTGTGATGGATGTGGGATCCACAGGGGACGTTGCGATGGGTGCAGGATCCACAGGACACGTTGCAATGGGTGCAGGATCCACAGGACACATTGCAATGGGTGCAGGATCCACAGGGGACGTTGCGATGGGTGCAGGATCAATAGGAGAGGAATGGGTGCAGGATCCACAGAGGACGTTATGATGGGTGCAGGATCCACAGGGGACGTTGCGATGGGTGCAGGATCCACAGGGGACATTGCAATGGGTGCAGGATCCACAGGAGACGTTGCGATGGGTGCAGGATCAATAGGAGAGGAATGGGTGCAGGATCCACAGAGGACGTTATGATGGGTGCAGGATCCACAGGGGACGTTGCGATGGGTGCAGGATCCACTGGAGATGTTGTGATGGGTGTGGGATCCACAGGGGACATTGTGATGGGTGCAGGATCCACAGAGGATGTGGTGATGGGTGCAGGATCCACAGGGGACATTGCAATGGGTGCAGGATCCACAGGAGACGTTGCGATGGGTGCAGGATCAATAGGAGAGGAATGGGTGCAGGATCCACAGAGGACGTTATGATGGGTGCAGGATCCACAGGGGACGTTGCGATGGGTGCAGGATCCACTGGAGATGTTGTGATGGGTGTGGGATCCACAGGGGACATTGTGATGGGTGCAGGATCCACAGAGGATGTTGTGATGGGTGCAGGACCCACAGGGGATGTTGCAATGGGTGCAGGATCCACAGGGGACATTGCAATGGGTGCAGGATCCATAGGAGATGTTGTGGTGGGTGCAGGATCCGCAGAAGGCATTGTGATGGGTGCAGGATCCACAGGGGATGTTGCGATGGGTGCAGGATCCACAGGACACATTGCAACGGGTGCAGGATCCACAGGAGACATTGTGATGGGTGCAGGATCAATAGGAGAGGAATGGGTGCAGGATCCACAGAGGATGTTGTGATGGGTGCAGGATCCATAGGGGACAATTGAGATGGGTGCAGGATCCATAGGAGATGTTGTGATGGGTGCAGGATCCACTGGAGATGTTGTGATGGATGTGGGATCCACAGGGGACGTTGCGATGGGTGCAGGATCCACAGGACACATTGCAATGGGTGCAGGACCCACAGGACACATTGCAAGGGGTGCAGGACCCACAGGGGATGTTGCAATGGGTGCAGGATGCACAGGGGACGTTGCAATGGGTGCAGGATCCATAGGAGATGTTGTGATGGGTGCAGGATCCACAGGAGACGTTGCGATGGGTGCAGGATCCACAGGGGACGTTGTGATGGGTGCAGGATCCACAGGGGACGTTGTGATGGGTGCAGGATCCACAAGGGATGTTGCAATGGGTGCAAGATCCACAGGAGATGTTGCAAAGGGTGAGGATCCACAGGGGACGTTGTGACGGGTGCAGGATCCATATGAAGTATTGCGACGGGTGCAGGATCCACAGGGGACATTGAGATGGGTGCAGGATCCGTAGGAGATGTTGTGATGGGTGTGGGATCCACAGGAGACATTGTGATGGGTGCAGGATCAATAGGAGAGGAATGGGTGCAGGATCCACAGAGGACGTTGTGATGGGTGCAGGATCCATAGGGGACAATTGAGATGGGTGCAGGATCCATAGGAGATGTTGTGATGGATGTGGGATCCACAGGGGACGTTGCGATGGGTGCAGGATCCACAGGACACATTGCAAGGGGTGCAGGACCCACAGGGGATGTTGCGATGGGTGCAGGATCCACAGAAGACATTGCGATGGGTGCAGGACCCACGGGAGAGGTTGCGATGGGTGCAGGACCCACGGGAGAGCTTGCGATGGGTGCAGGACCCACGGGAGAGGTTGCGATGGGTGCAGGATCCACAGAAGACATTGCGATGGGTGCAGGATCCACGGGAGAGCTTGCGATGGGTGCAGGATCCACAGAAGACGTTGCGATGGGTGCAGGACCCACGGGAGAGCTTGCGATGGGTGCAGGATCCACAGAAGACGTTGCGATGGGTGCAGGACCCACAGGAGAGCTTGCAATGGGTGCAGGATCCACAGAAGACATTGCGATGGGTGCAGGATCCACAGAAGATGTTGTGATGGGTGCAGGACCCACAGGAGAGGTTGCGATGGGTGCAGGATCCACGGGAGAGCTTGCGATGGGTGCAGGACCCACAGGAGAGCTTGCAATGGGTGCAGGATCCACAGAAGACGTTGCGATGGGTGCAGGACCCACGGGAGAGCTTGCGATGGGTGCAGGACCCACAGGAGAGCTTGCGATGGGTGCAGGACCCACGGGAGAGCTTGCAATGGGTGCAGGATCCACAGAAGACATTGCGATGGGTGCAGGACCCACAGGAGAGCTTGCGATGGGTGCAGGACCCATGGGATAGGTTGCGATGGGTGCAGGACCCACAGGAGAGCTTGCGATGGGTGCAGGACCCACAGCCATCCCTGCTGATCTCATGTATTAATTTCTTTGCTATCGCCAATGCCTTTGGACGGAGCGATCCCGCTGCACGCGCGACGTCCCCAGCTGCACCTCAGCACCTTCCCGAGGCTTTGCGCTCTTCCCCCCGCCGccgagaccccccccccccccaaccgGTGACCCCCTGTTCGCTCCCCTccaggggggaggaggggaaggggtggtTTTCTGTGATTAATTAGAGAAATCCCTACGGGAAATTCCTGAGAACTGGAAGCCCATCCTGAATCTGCCACGGCTCCTTGCCAAAAACCTTCTCTGGGATTCAAGAAAACATGAGGAGGAGCCAAATATCTCCCGTATCCTGAAATCTGCCTCTCCGGAGATCCCGGGGGACTACGCTGTCTTGACGGGCAGAAAGTTGGCAGCTTCCACCGtgtttatgggttttttttttttttttagagtggCCAGGAGGGCTGCGTGTTAAAAGAAGGGGCAGGATGCGACAGAAAACCCATTTCTTGGTGGCTGAGCTCGTGTCGGtgcctctttcctcctcttctcgCCTTTCCCTGGGGAAATCGGGACGCAGCGAGATACCGAGGTAAGAGATTTTATTTCCATCGCGACCGTCCATCGCTCCCTTAAATCTTTCCTCTTCAAATGGCTTCGGATTGCGTGAATTCGAGCAGTCGCTCTCTCTTCCAATGGCTTCAAATTGCACAAATCGAACAGAAACGCTTCTGAAAAAGGACCCGATTCGGTGCAAAGGATTGCGCTGCTCCGGATCCGGAGTTTGTTTTGCAAACTACACACGTGGGTGCCCATCAAATCACCCCGCTCACATCGTGCAGCCTCcatcctgcctcagtttctccttttttccagccAGGAAAACAActaggtggggtttttttcaccaaaacTCCTTTAATTTATGCCTAACTTTGctccggggccggggcgggggggattCCCCTGGGTTCAGTCCCCAGGTTGGGGCAAAATGGGACCAGTAAAGGGTTAAAATACACTCGGGGGAACTCTGAATTTTCTCACCTCTCCGTCAGCAATAAAAACTTTCCTAGTCGTGCAATTCTTTAAAAAACGGTCCAAATCATTCATCCCCACCACACCATGGGGCATAAATACcatgaaaagagcctggctggTATTTTAAGGAGAAACCTTCCACCTCCAGAGCATCGTTGGGCTGCTTCGTCAGTTGGTTgggtgtttgttgtttttttttaataatttttacagaattttgaTAGTTTTGCAAGAGCTGGGATGAAGCCCTCCTTCGCTTTCCTGCTCCTGATGTTAGGTAGGTTAAAAAAGACACCAGTTTTCTCCTGAGGATGCTGCTAGATGGAAAAGTCGGGGGTGATGGTTGTTCCCGGGTTAATATTTCCCCCCgtctcttctccaggagctGTGATGAACGTCCAGGCGGCGCGAGAAAAAGGTAGATATTGGGGTTGTGGGGTCTTGGCATTAAAAGATGGTATTTCCACCCAAAACAGGGTTGTTTCTGCTTTAGTTTGGGAAGCGGGAAGGGACCAGAGCTTCCTCCCGGCTACGTTGTGGACAAACGGAAATCAGATGTTCTATTTTCGCACTGTTTGTCCTCAAATCTGCGTATACCCCATGGGACAATTCCCTTCAGTCCCGGTTTCACCCCAAGAGGAGTCAACCCCATTTTTAAGTAACCTGGAGCACAGACCTCATCTAAAATCAGGAATCCCAAAGCTGGTGGGctgcacccccaaaatgcaCGAGGTtgggagggtttggggagggtCCCCCAATACCTCaacctctgctttcctgcagcatccctgctctACCCCTACGGTCCGGACCAGCATGACCATAAGAACCCCAAACTTGATGACGGGTCATCAAAGAAGCTCTCCCTTGGCGTGCCCTTCACCTTCTACAGCAAAGAGTACCAAAAGCTTTACGTACGTGAGCCAAAATTCCATGTCTTCCTCGCGTGTCTCTCCATTTTCCgatttcccctcttttttttttgctcccttTTCCAGTCCATTTTGtcacttcccccccacccccaccccccccaatcTACCTGTTTGTGGGATTATCCTAGTTGCcttaatacaattttttttttctggtgcatCAAAGCATCCTCGTATGGTTGGTGGGTCTTGGGAGAAGACCTACACCCTTTCTGGAGCAGTGGTTGGGAGGTCCGTGGCCAAGTTTAGGGCTGTTATATTCCACCCCCACCCTCTTTTTGATGGAGCCGTAGATGCAGTAGTGACCTAAACACCTCCAGTACGGTTGTAGAGATGCAGAAGTCAGCGGTAAGACCACATCTGGGTGCTGTGTCCATCTCCAGGGTACCACAACCAAGTCAAGGTGTTGACCACGTGTGACGGGGCTCCAACAGAGGTTGCCGCCACATCGGGGTTGACCTGGTGTCTTTCGCAGGTGAACAACAACGGTGTGATTTCCTTTGACACCCGCGTCAACCAGTACACCCCCGACCCCTTCCCGCTGGCTGACGGACGCCCCTTCGTGGCCCCGTACTGGGGGGACGTGGACAACGTGCGGGGAGGGGATATCTACTACCGAGAGACCACTGACCCGACGCTGCTGACACGCATCACCAAGAACATCAACGAATACTTTCCCAAGATCCCCTTCACCGCCACATGGGCTTTCGTGGCCACTTGGGACCACGTGGCCTACTACGGCTCTACCAGCAATAAGGTAAGGTCCACAGTCATGACTTGAAGGCCAGAGAAGGTCACACAcgtgaaaattaatttatcccACCCTGACTCGGTGCAGACACAAGCACGTGGCCACAGGCAAATGCGGTTTTGGAGAGCAAAATGAATCGTGGCCTCAAATCCGTCCTCGATTTGATGACTGAGGATGGAGACGAGCCAAaaccagagctctgctgcaggtcCTCAACTTGTTGGTCTTCACAACCCATTCATTCGCTCTCGCAACGCATGTGTTGGCCTTACGAGCCGCTCATTGGCTCTCATGACCCGCTTGTTGTCCTCACGACCCATTCATCGGGCCTGCAACCCTTTTGTTGGCCTTACATTCCATTCGTTGGCCTTCGTGACCCACTCGTGGGCCTCTGCAACCCATTTGTTGGTCTCATGACCCGTTTGTTGGCCTTACACCTTATTTGTTGGCCTCCGTGACCCACTCGTGGGCCTCTGCAACCCATTTGTTGGTCCCATGACCCGTTTGTTGGCCTTACAACCTATTCGTTGGCCTTCGTGACCCACTCGTGGGCCTCTGCAACCCATTT is a genomic window containing:
- the LOC140644971 gene encoding alpha-tectorin-like, with translation MKPSFAFLLLMLGAVMNVQAAREKASLLYPYGPDQHDHKNPKLDDGSSKKLSLGVPFTFYSKEYQKLYVNNNGVISFDTRVNQYTPDPFPLADGRPFVAPYWGDVDNVRGGDIYYRETTDPTLLTRITKNINEYFPKIPFTATWAFVATWDHVAYYGSTSNKGNTFQATLTTDTKTSFIILNYWDIQWTTGEASGGDPETGLGGTPAHAGFNSGDETNFYNIPGSQTEAIINITKTSNVNVPGRWVFQVDEFKVTGVPTEVPKVADSNNCWL